Proteins from a genomic interval of Phalacrocorax aristotelis chromosome 3, bGulAri2.1, whole genome shotgun sequence:
- the LOC142055644 gene encoding LOW QUALITY PROTEIN: syntabulin-like (The sequence of the model RefSeq protein was modified relative to this genomic sequence to represent the inferred CDS: inserted 1 base in 1 codon; deleted 1 base in 1 codon) codes for MAVLEAYSTYISFGPANAVMMTVYQENVAAVDAFEGTEAQQIEMLYTLRTSCLWVKTNFSSSSNTGCTSVPEARVSAAGSKRSFSHNCGLHGQNNGSLSNKSRPSPPASREKVPLSTLSKNQLSPANTRQNYGASLASRSNSGSNKGSDSSQVTRRSGKSISCGHNCSTKPENPERYLTPLQQKEVTIRHLKKKLKESECKVTEREREIEKLKAQVERMKEDWIEDECNHVEMELSLLEARREIKELKQVIESMKNSLAEKDKKFQKYFLEISIENKKLESLVSSMEMALNSSVRDEQRPEYTCDSEGKPLCTTMPDSPTTEDQALEELADSGLFLHEDTANGTDLFEESLTTTTPESSEPAPSNSTVNQEMLENVLDEKLTFSQEEEEKVRNMMVEQTIQTDVVPYSLEGEQFIQNMFRARAQDACPLSPPSSLKELGQFXLESLSDSGIVVDLTPGEPNSTILLSPVTPPCRKVEHGVNENHFVEELDFTEPHDDEVFGYVNTVSQTGIKKRYWSSRLASDLAVAAPVVPTIMRPFSTHGAGTDLIYSTRALFCSSVLVHRFALDYLICPINRFENMLLVSEWKR; via the exons gatgcttttgaagGCACGGAAGCTCAGCAAATTGAAATGCTTTACACTCTGAGGACAAGCTGTCTCT gggttaaaaccaattttagctcttcaagcaacacaggctgtacctcagtgcctgaagcccgtgtgtcggctgctggaagcaaaaggtctttttctcacaa ttgtggccttcatggtcagaataatggatccttatccaacaagtccagacccagcccacctgcttcccgtgaaaaggtccctttgtcaacactgagcaaaaaccagctgagtcctgcgaacacccgtcagaattatggggcttctttagccagcagaagcaactcaggctcaaacaaaggaagtgacagcagccaagtgacgag gcgatcagggaaatctatttcttgtggtcacaattgcagcactaagccagaaaatccggagcggtatttgactcctctgcagcagaaagaagttacaatacggcatttgaaaaaaaagctgaaggaatccgagtgcaaagttacagaaag ggaaagagaaatcgaaaagctcaaagctcaggtggaacgtatgaaggaagactggatcgaagacgagtgtaatcatgtggagatggagctgagcctcttggaagcaaggagggaaattaaagaactcaagcaagttattgagagcatgaagaacagcttggctgagaaagacaaaaaatttcagaaatacttcctagaaataagcattgaaaacaagaaactggaatctttggtgtcgagcatggagatggccctgaacagctctgtgagagatgagcagcgcccGGAGTACACGTGTGACTCTGAGGGGAAGCCGTTGTGTACTAcgatgccagacagccccaccacagaggaccaagctctggaggagctggcagatagtgggctgtttcttcatgaggacacagctaacgggactgatttatttgaagagagtttgaccaccacaaccCCTGAGTCgagtgagccagctccctccaattctactgtgaatcaagagatgcttgaaaatgttctggatgaaaaactaactttttcccaggaggaggaggagaaagtcagaaacatgatggtggagcagaccatccagactgatgtggtgccatatagcctagaaggggagcagttcattcaaaacatgttcagagct agagctcaagatgcctgtcctctaagcccgccttcttcactgaaggaattgggtcaat ctcttgaaagcctcagtgattctggtatcgtagtggacttaactccaggtgagccaaactctaccatccttttgtctcctgtgacacctccatgcaggaaggtggagcacggagttaatgaaaaccattttgtggaagaacttgattttacagaacctcatgatgatgaagtctttgggtacgtcaatactgtttctcagacaggaataaagaagagatactggagcagcagactcgccagcgatctggctgtagcagcccctgttgtaccaactatcatgcggcctttcagtactcatggagcaggaacagatctcatttacagtactagagcgttgttttgcagttctgtcctagtccaccgttttgctcttgactatttgatttgccctataaatcggtttgaaaacatgttacttgtttcagaatggaaaaggtaa